A portion of the Drosophila sechellia strain sech25 chromosome 2R, ASM438219v1, whole genome shotgun sequence genome contains these proteins:
- the LOC6618797 gene encoding serine/threonine-protein kinase 10 isoform X4 codes for MSFITNLKKVFHLGGGEAKKKRLYNNIKMDTDPAEFWEMVGELGDGAFGKVYKAQHKEQKRFAAAKMCQLEDEENLSDHMVEIDILSEIKHPNIVELYEAFSIDDKLWMLIEYCDGGALDSIMVELEKPLTEPQIAYVCKHMTEGLTFLHRNKVIHRDLKAGNVLLTMEGGVKLADFGVSAKNKHTMQKHDTFIGTPYWMAPELVLCETFRDNPYDHKVDIWSLGITLIELAQMEPPNSEMSPMRVLLKIQKSEPPKLEQPSRWSKEFNDFLKKSLVKDPQVRPTTDVLMQHAFINRNLDAKPIKDLLLEYKAEVVEEVVDDETEEPRNSALQLDLDDDSASLQSQDIDKLPGTPTSILRDAKEQSQPSSSLPIAAAATAAAATTTTTKATTPERPNHTKDDNAEAAAQQPPHTKVPAPAPPSSQQTPPPQVQQPPTPPAQPTAAVLQKKPEDVAAVSETSEKTESDKKHFVKKGKAPPPPSPLGLANAKPAASDSQTSPKKLATPEPTSPVTTAIEVAIGQEAIEPKPQPPSPTASSIVSVQSVASSSSSGSVSNAVLSSSTSLITINSDPPTPHHHQPLPPQPQHLVLPNSLESVSQITVVTSTHPPVIIDNSVVPPQNEVIIVSNDMNKSTHLHESSTDDDFPSLDDSLGDDTTPPHKQSSMILAVNEPAGVVPAPPSQPQTSSTVHARKLDESEVLIVSPSYADDDSAYNTASGSHSHDHSDHLMDTSHVSVVTVGDEGVKVKDSSNELGKRQPNGVGIMPEDVNIIVNRFKQEKRSPDSSLSENDSVRGRRGIEVLVGGSGGSDVDSIGTNTSQESRHETDHNNKQQYPAAALMPPPPPSLTNNHNHETIDEEEEVVIRPKARVPAVVKSANAQGLTKEEIELRNLRKKTRKRTRKFEIDGVQMTTTTSRVIYGDDENGRIYDDHDFRKQELRELKLLQKQEKKQQTELHLKEQQAKEQQDRRFEQERSSLEKTYEADMDMLARQHKQLVEKTEQTQENELRSSSKRIRSEQEQELKIFRENLKQEIRLLKQEVDLFPKDKRKDEFKQRRSAMELDHEEKERAFLDSLKERHELLLRRLSEKHRDHLATINRNFLQQKQNAMRTREALLWELEEKQLHERHQLSKRHVKELCFMQRHQMIIRHEKELDQVKRMLQRKEEDMVKKQTMEKRALPKRIRAERKARDLMFRESLRISTNLDPEIERDRLKKFQEQEKKRYMQEERRFEVKHQKQLEELRATRESAIKELEQLQNEKRRALVEHEHSKLSEIDERLKGELREWREQLVPRKQELNRQIKLVIDQHEKRFGLVANREEFEDQEVKLPAHLRNIYNERSSRILPRNTFIDPQNMPRSRSSLLMMGGGGNRLSNFRGSAPDLSRSVPSTPIMHKQQRSQMISDQVLEEDEEQMLSEQMKRASVATLPAQNQLRLITQLPANELVKVVTSTPPLNSAEDVNSKPAMSTFRGSTPHKTPDDLGLVTNRFSRLDTKAAAEASGGDLRIHEGPVLTAHTQRLLHTTSFAIKRPSLASRSSGRSSLSSAQSMYNINELSTRFTSDADLIFDSGRKAAALLDEVQPQLRSSVKPGHSRANGSVASADSAASSEDIYYDLYAAQYRLPRQLQQRLQQEVSPLIYPQCASQPFDMTQGPATGARRLEETFAQQLDEMETLYGGALIVSMPSDTLQRDHFTGSTRSSLSSYSEG; via the exons ATGTCGTTTATCACCAACCTGAAGAAGGTCTTCCACCTCGGCGGGGGTGAGGCCAAGAAGAAGCGCCTGTACAACAACATCAAGATGGACACAGATCCGGCGGAGTTCTGGGAAATGGTCGGCGAACTCGGCGACGGAGCCTTCGGCAAGGTGTACAAGGCGCAGCACAAGGAGCAGAAGCGCTTTGCTGCCGCTAAAATGTGCCAGCTGGAGGACGAGGAGAACCTTAGCGATCACATGGTCGAGATCGACATTCTGTCGGAGATAAAGCACCCAAATATAGTGGAGTTGTATGAGGCCTTTTCCATCGATGATAAGCTGTGG ATGCTCATCGAGTACTGCGACGGAGGGGCCCTGGATAGCATTATGGTGGAGCTTGAAAAGCCCCTGACTGAGCCGCAGATTGCCTATGTTTGCAAGCACATGACCGAGGGTCTAACCTTCCTGCATCGCAACAAAGTCATCCATCGTGATTTGAAGGCAGGAAACGTGCTTCTCACAATGGAAGGTGGCGTTAAGTTGG CGGACTTTGGCGTTTCGGCCAAAAACAAGCACACCATGCAGAAGCACGACACCTTCATTGGCACTCCCTACTGGATGGCGCCGGAGCTGGTGCTGTGCGAAACGTTCCGGGACAACCCATACGATCACAAAGTGGACATCTGGTCACTGGGCATCACGCTAATCGAGCTGGCGCAGATGGAGCCGCCCAACAGCGAGATGTCGCCCATGCGAGTGCTCCTGAAAATTCAAAAGAGCGAGCCGCCCAAGCTGGAGCAGCCTTCTCGATGGAGCAAGGAGTTTAACGACTTCCTGAAAAAGTCCTTAGTCAAG GATCCGCAGGTGAGGCCCACGACGGATGTGCTGATGCAGCACGCTTTCATCAACAGAAATCTGGATGCCAAGCCTATCAAGGATCTGCTGCTTGAGTACAAGGCGGAGGTCGTGGAAGAGGTGGTGGATGATGAGACCGAG GAACCCCGCAACTCGGCGCTCCAGCTCGACCTGGACGATGACTCTGCTTCGCTGCAGAGCCAAGACATTGACAAAC TTCCAGGTACACCTACATCCATTTTGCGGGATGCCAAAGAGCAGTCCCAACCAAGTAGCAGTTTACCAAtcgcagcagcggcaactgcagcagcagcaactacaACCACAACTAAAGCAACCACTCCGGAAAGACCAAACCACACAAAGGATGACAATGCTGAAGCGGCAGCCCAGCAGCCGCCGCATACCAAAGTGCCTGCTCCAGCGCCGCCGTCGTCCCAACAAACGCCACCACCGCAAGTTCAGCAGCCACCTACACCACCAGCCCAACCCACAGCGGCTGTGCTGCAAAAGAAACCCGAAGATGTGGCAGCTGTTTCAGAAACATCTGAGAAAACCGAATCCGACAAGAAG CACTTTGTCAAAAAGGGTAAGGCCCCGCCCCCGCCGTCCCCATTGGGTCTTGCAAATGCCAAGCCGGCTGCCAGCGACTCCCAGACGTCTCCCAAAAAACTGGCCACTCCAGAGCCCACTTCTCCAGTCACCACGGCTATTGAGGTGGCCATTGGCCAAGAGGCGATAGAGCCGAAACCGCAGCCGCCATCCCCCACAGCCTCCTCCATTGTGTCTGTGCAATCGGTGGCCTCTTCCAGCTCCTCGGGAAGTGTTTCAAATGCTGTTCTCAGCTCGAGCACTTCCCTTATTACCATCAACAGCGATCCACCCACACCGCATCATCACCAACCGCTGCCACCTCAACCGCAGCACTTGGTTTTGCCAAACAGCTTGGAGTCGGTGAGTCAGATAACAGTCGTGACCAGCACCCATCCGCCGGTGATCATCGACAACTCGGTGGTGCCACCGCAAAACGAAGTGATCATCGTTTCCAATGATATGAACAAGAGCACTCACCTGCATGAATCCTCAACGGACGATGATTTTCCATCGCTGGACGACAGTTTGGGTGATGACACCACGCCGCCCCACAAGCAATCCTCAATGATATTGGCTGTTAATGAGCCAGCAGGTGTGGTTCCCGCTCCTCCGTCGCAACCGCAAACGTCTTCCACTGTTCACGCACGCAAACTGGATGAAAGTGAGGTGTTAATAGTCAGTCCGTCCTACGCGGATGATGACTCGGCCTATAACACGGCGTCTGGCAGTCATAGCCACGATCACAGTGACCATCTGATGGACACGAGCCACGTCTCCGTGGTCACCGTGGGCGATGAGGGAGTTAAGGTGAAGGACAGCAGCAATGAGCTGGGCAAGCGCCAGCCCAATGGCGTTGGCATTATGCCGGAAGACGTAAACATAATTGTAAACCGATTCAAGCAGGAGAAGCGGTCGCCGGACAGCTCGTTGAGCGAGAATGACTCGGTGCGCGGACGGCGTGGTATTGAGGTGCTGGTTGGCGGCAGCGGAGGATCCGACGTGGACAGCATTGGCACAAACACTAGTCAGGAAAGCCGGCACGAAACGGATCACAACAACAAGCAGCAGTATCCAGCGGCCGCACTGATGCCTCCACCACCTCCCTCGTTGACGAATAACCACAATCACGAGACCATTGATGAGGAAGAGGAGGTGGTGATCCGACCCAAGGCTAGGGTTCCGGCCGTAGTTAAGTCTGCAAACGCTCAAGGTCTCACCAAGGAAGAGATTGAGCTGCGCAACCTGCGCAAGAAGACACGGAAGCGCACCCGCAAATTCGAGATCGATGGCGTGCAAATGACCACCACCACAAGCCGAGTAATCTACGGGGACGATGAGAACGGACGAATCTACGATGATCACGACTTCCGTAAGCAGGAGCTGCGTGAACTAAAGCTGCTGCAGAAGCAAGAGAAGAAACAGCAGACAGAACTGCACTTAAAGGAGCAGCAGGCCAAGGAACAGCAGGATCGTCGCTTTGAGCAGGAGCGGTCCTCGCTGGAAAAGACCTACGAGGCGGACATGGATATGTTGGCGCGTCAGCACAAGCAGCTGGTGGAAAAGACAGAGCAGACGCAGGAGAACGAGCTGCGCTCCTCATCTAAACGCATTCGCTCCGAGCAGGAGCAAGAGTTGAAGATCTTCCGAGAGAACCTCAAGCAGGAGATCCGACTGCTCAAGCAGGAAGTTGACCTGTTTCCCAAGGACAAGCGCAAGGATGAGTTCAAGCAGCGGCGTTCAGCCATGGAACTGGACCACGAAGAGAAGGAACGCGCCTTCCTGGATTCCTTAAAGGAGAGGCATGAGCTTCTACTAAGGCGATTAAGCGAGAAGCATCGAGACCACCTGGCCACTATCAACCGCAACTTCTTGCAGCAGAAACAGAATGCCATGAGGACGCGGGAGGCCCTTCTCTGGGAACTAGAGGAGAAGCAGCTTCACGAACGGCATCAGTTGTCCAAGCGGCATGTAAAGGAACTATGCTTCATGCAGCGACATCAGATGATAATCCGGCACGAGAAGGAGCTGGACCAGGTGAAGCGCATGTTGCAGCGTAAGGAGGAGGACATGGTCAAGAAGCAGACAATGGAAAAGCGGGCTCTGCCGAAGCGCATCCGTGCAGAGCGCAAAGCGCGAGATCTTATGTTCCGTGAATCCCTGCGAATTTCCACGAACCTAGATCCTGAAATCGAACGCGATCGCTTGAAGAAG TTCCAGGAGCAAGAGAAGAAGCGGTATATGCAGGAGGAGCGACGCTTCGAAGTCAAGCATCAGAAGCAATTGGAAGAGCTACGCGCTACTCGCGAAAGCGCCATAAA AGAGCTGGAGCAACTTCAGAACGAAAAGCGAAGGGCTCTGGTGGAGCACGAACACTCCAAGCTTTCCGAGATCGATGAGCGACTGAAGGGGGAGCTGCGCGAGTGGCGCGAACAGTTGGTGCCCCGTAAACAG GAGCTGAACCGTCAGATCAAGCTGGTCATTGATCAGCACGAAAAGCGATTCGGCCTTGTGGCCAACCGCGAGGAGTTCGAGGATCAGGAGGTCAAGCTGCCCGCCCACCTGCGCAACATCTACAACGAGCGATCCTCACGCATTCTGCCCCGCAACACCTTTATCGACCCTCAAAACATGCCGCGCTCTCGCTCCTCGCTCCTAATGATGGGGGGTGGGGGCAACCGACTGTCCAACTTCCGCGGATCAGCTCCAGATCTTAGCCGCAGTGTCCCCAGCACTCCCATTATGCACAAACAACAGAGATCGCAGATGATAAGCGATCAGGTGCTAGAAGAGGACGAGGAGCAGATGCTGAGCGAGCAGATGAAGCGGGCCAGCGTCGCCACGCTTCCGGCGCAAAACCAACTTCGTCTTATTACTCAGCTTCCGGCAAACGAGCTCGTGAAGGTGGTGACCTCCACTCCACCACTGAACAGCGCGGAGGATGTGAACTCCAAGCCAGCCATGAGCACATTCAGAGGCAGTACGCCGCACAAAACACCAGATGATCTGGGCTTGGTCACCAATCGATTCAGCCGCCTTGACACCAAGGCTGCGGCGGAGGCCAGCGGCGGGGACCTGCGCATTCACGAGGGGCCAGTGCTAACTGCGCACACTCAGCGGCTGCTGCACACCACCTCCTTTGCTATCAAGCGACCCTCGCTGGCCAGCCGGAGCAGCGGCAGATCCTCCCTGAGCAGTGCGCAGTCGATGTACAACATAAACGAGCTGTCCACGCGGTTCACCAGCGATGCGGACCTGATATTTGACTCCGGACGGAAGGCAGCCGCCCTGCTAGACGAAGTGCAGCCGCAGCTACGGTCCTCCGTTAAGCCAGGACACAGTCGTGCCAACGGAAGCGTCGCCTCGGCCGACTCCGCCGCCTCTTCCGAGGATATCTACTACGACCTGTATGCGGCGCAGTACAGACTGCCGAGA CAACTACAGCAACGGCTGCAACAAGAGGTTAGTCCTTTGATCTATCCCCAGTGCGCTTCCCAGCCATTCGATATGACCCAGGGCCCTGCAACTGGAGCTCGC CGCCTGGAGGAGACCTTCGCCCAGCAGCTGGACGAGATGGAGACCCTGTACGGCGGCGCCCTGATTGTGTCCATGCCCTCGGACACGCTGCAGAGAGATCACTTCACCGGCTCGACGCGCAGCAGCCTCAGCTCGTATTCCGAGGGCTGA
- the LOC6618797 gene encoding serine/threonine-protein kinase 10 isoform X1 → MSFITNLKKVFHLGGGEAKKKRLYNNIKMDTDPAEFWEMVGELGDGAFGKVYKAQHKEQKRFAAAKMCQLEDEENLSDHMVEIDILSEIKHPNIVELYEAFSIDDKLWMLIEYCDGGALDSIMVELEKPLTEPQIAYVCKHMTEGLTFLHRNKVIHRDLKAGNVLLTMEGGVKLADFGVSAKNKHTMQKHDTFIGTPYWMAPELVLCETFRDNPYDHKVDIWSLGITLIELAQMEPPNSEMSPMRVLLKIQKSEPPKLEQPSRWSKEFNDFLKKSLVKDPQVRPTTDVLMQHAFINRNLDAKPIKDLLLEYKAEVVEEVVDDETEEPRNSALQLDLDDDSASLQSQDIDKLPGTPTSILRDAKEQSQPSSSLPIAAAATAAAATTTTTKATTPERPNHTKDDNAEAAAQQPPHTKVPAPAPPSSQQTPPPQVQQPPTPPAQPTAAVLQKKPEDVAAVSETSEKTESDKKHFVKKGKAPPPPSPLGLANAKPAASDSQTSPKKLATPEPTSPVTTAIEVAIGQEAIEPKPQPPSPTASSIVSVQSVASSSSSGSVSNAVLSSSTSLITINSDPPTPHHHQPLPPQPQHLVLPNSLESVSQITVVTSTHPPVIIDNSVVPPQNEVIIVSNDMNKSTHLHESSTDDDFPSLDDSLGDDTTPPHKQSSMILAVNEPAGVVPAPPSQPQTSSTVHARKLDESEVLIVSPSYADDDSAYNTASGSHSHDHSDHLMDTSHVSVVTVGDEGVKVKDSSNELGKRQPNGVGIMPEDVNIIVNRFKQEKRSPDSSLSENDSVRGRRGIEVLVGGSGGSDVDSIGTNTSQESRHETDHNNKQQYPAAALMPPPPPSLTNNHNHETIDEEEEVVIRPKARVPAVVKSANAQGLTKEEIELRNLRKKTRKRTRKFEIDGVQMTTTTSRVIYGDDENGRIYDDHDFRKQELRELKLLQKQEKKQQTELHLKEQQAKEQQDRRFEQERSSLEKTYEADMDMLARQHKQLVEKTEQTQENELRSSSKRIRSEQEQELKIFRENLKQEIRLLKQEVDLFPKDKRKDEFKQRRSAMELDHEEKERAFLDSLKERHELLLRRLSEKHRDHLATINRNFLQQKQNAMRTREALLWELEEKQLHERHQLSKRHVKELCFMQRHQMIIRHEKELDQVKRMLQRKEEDMVKKQTMEKRALPKRIRAERKARDLMFRESLRISTNLDPEIERDRLKKFQEQEKKRYMQEERRFEVKHQKQLEELRATRESAIKELEQLQNEKRRALVEHEHSKLSEIDERLKGELREWREQLVPRKQELNRQIKLVIDQHEKRFGLVANREEFEDQEVKLPAHLRNIYNERSSRILPRNTFIDPQNMPRSRSSLLMMGGGGNRLSNFRGSAPDLSRSVPSTPIMHKQQRSQMISDQVLEEDEEQMLSEQMKRASVATLPAQNQLRLITQLPANELVKVVTSTPPLNSAEDVNSKPAMSTFRGSTPHKTPDDLGLVTNRFSRLDTKAAAEASGGDLRIHEGPVLTAHTQRLLHTTSFAIKRPSLASRSSGRSSLSSAQSMYNINELSTRFTSDADLIFDSGRKAAALLDEVQPQLRSSVKPGHSRANGSVASADSAASSEDIYYDLYAAQYRLPRVNQRQHSCEENSSAI, encoded by the exons ATGTCGTTTATCACCAACCTGAAGAAGGTCTTCCACCTCGGCGGGGGTGAGGCCAAGAAGAAGCGCCTGTACAACAACATCAAGATGGACACAGATCCGGCGGAGTTCTGGGAAATGGTCGGCGAACTCGGCGACGGAGCCTTCGGCAAGGTGTACAAGGCGCAGCACAAGGAGCAGAAGCGCTTTGCTGCCGCTAAAATGTGCCAGCTGGAGGACGAGGAGAACCTTAGCGATCACATGGTCGAGATCGACATTCTGTCGGAGATAAAGCACCCAAATATAGTGGAGTTGTATGAGGCCTTTTCCATCGATGATAAGCTGTGG ATGCTCATCGAGTACTGCGACGGAGGGGCCCTGGATAGCATTATGGTGGAGCTTGAAAAGCCCCTGACTGAGCCGCAGATTGCCTATGTTTGCAAGCACATGACCGAGGGTCTAACCTTCCTGCATCGCAACAAAGTCATCCATCGTGATTTGAAGGCAGGAAACGTGCTTCTCACAATGGAAGGTGGCGTTAAGTTGG CGGACTTTGGCGTTTCGGCCAAAAACAAGCACACCATGCAGAAGCACGACACCTTCATTGGCACTCCCTACTGGATGGCGCCGGAGCTGGTGCTGTGCGAAACGTTCCGGGACAACCCATACGATCACAAAGTGGACATCTGGTCACTGGGCATCACGCTAATCGAGCTGGCGCAGATGGAGCCGCCCAACAGCGAGATGTCGCCCATGCGAGTGCTCCTGAAAATTCAAAAGAGCGAGCCGCCCAAGCTGGAGCAGCCTTCTCGATGGAGCAAGGAGTTTAACGACTTCCTGAAAAAGTCCTTAGTCAAG GATCCGCAGGTGAGGCCCACGACGGATGTGCTGATGCAGCACGCTTTCATCAACAGAAATCTGGATGCCAAGCCTATCAAGGATCTGCTGCTTGAGTACAAGGCGGAGGTCGTGGAAGAGGTGGTGGATGATGAGACCGAG GAACCCCGCAACTCGGCGCTCCAGCTCGACCTGGACGATGACTCTGCTTCGCTGCAGAGCCAAGACATTGACAAAC TTCCAGGTACACCTACATCCATTTTGCGGGATGCCAAAGAGCAGTCCCAACCAAGTAGCAGTTTACCAAtcgcagcagcggcaactgcagcagcagcaactacaACCACAACTAAAGCAACCACTCCGGAAAGACCAAACCACACAAAGGATGACAATGCTGAAGCGGCAGCCCAGCAGCCGCCGCATACCAAAGTGCCTGCTCCAGCGCCGCCGTCGTCCCAACAAACGCCACCACCGCAAGTTCAGCAGCCACCTACACCACCAGCCCAACCCACAGCGGCTGTGCTGCAAAAGAAACCCGAAGATGTGGCAGCTGTTTCAGAAACATCTGAGAAAACCGAATCCGACAAGAAG CACTTTGTCAAAAAGGGTAAGGCCCCGCCCCCGCCGTCCCCATTGGGTCTTGCAAATGCCAAGCCGGCTGCCAGCGACTCCCAGACGTCTCCCAAAAAACTGGCCACTCCAGAGCCCACTTCTCCAGTCACCACGGCTATTGAGGTGGCCATTGGCCAAGAGGCGATAGAGCCGAAACCGCAGCCGCCATCCCCCACAGCCTCCTCCATTGTGTCTGTGCAATCGGTGGCCTCTTCCAGCTCCTCGGGAAGTGTTTCAAATGCTGTTCTCAGCTCGAGCACTTCCCTTATTACCATCAACAGCGATCCACCCACACCGCATCATCACCAACCGCTGCCACCTCAACCGCAGCACTTGGTTTTGCCAAACAGCTTGGAGTCGGTGAGTCAGATAACAGTCGTGACCAGCACCCATCCGCCGGTGATCATCGACAACTCGGTGGTGCCACCGCAAAACGAAGTGATCATCGTTTCCAATGATATGAACAAGAGCACTCACCTGCATGAATCCTCAACGGACGATGATTTTCCATCGCTGGACGACAGTTTGGGTGATGACACCACGCCGCCCCACAAGCAATCCTCAATGATATTGGCTGTTAATGAGCCAGCAGGTGTGGTTCCCGCTCCTCCGTCGCAACCGCAAACGTCTTCCACTGTTCACGCACGCAAACTGGATGAAAGTGAGGTGTTAATAGTCAGTCCGTCCTACGCGGATGATGACTCGGCCTATAACACGGCGTCTGGCAGTCATAGCCACGATCACAGTGACCATCTGATGGACACGAGCCACGTCTCCGTGGTCACCGTGGGCGATGAGGGAGTTAAGGTGAAGGACAGCAGCAATGAGCTGGGCAAGCGCCAGCCCAATGGCGTTGGCATTATGCCGGAAGACGTAAACATAATTGTAAACCGATTCAAGCAGGAGAAGCGGTCGCCGGACAGCTCGTTGAGCGAGAATGACTCGGTGCGCGGACGGCGTGGTATTGAGGTGCTGGTTGGCGGCAGCGGAGGATCCGACGTGGACAGCATTGGCACAAACACTAGTCAGGAAAGCCGGCACGAAACGGATCACAACAACAAGCAGCAGTATCCAGCGGCCGCACTGATGCCTCCACCACCTCCCTCGTTGACGAATAACCACAATCACGAGACCATTGATGAGGAAGAGGAGGTGGTGATCCGACCCAAGGCTAGGGTTCCGGCCGTAGTTAAGTCTGCAAACGCTCAAGGTCTCACCAAGGAAGAGATTGAGCTGCGCAACCTGCGCAAGAAGACACGGAAGCGCACCCGCAAATTCGAGATCGATGGCGTGCAAATGACCACCACCACAAGCCGAGTAATCTACGGGGACGATGAGAACGGACGAATCTACGATGATCACGACTTCCGTAAGCAGGAGCTGCGTGAACTAAAGCTGCTGCAGAAGCAAGAGAAGAAACAGCAGACAGAACTGCACTTAAAGGAGCAGCAGGCCAAGGAACAGCAGGATCGTCGCTTTGAGCAGGAGCGGTCCTCGCTGGAAAAGACCTACGAGGCGGACATGGATATGTTGGCGCGTCAGCACAAGCAGCTGGTGGAAAAGACAGAGCAGACGCAGGAGAACGAGCTGCGCTCCTCATCTAAACGCATTCGCTCCGAGCAGGAGCAAGAGTTGAAGATCTTCCGAGAGAACCTCAAGCAGGAGATCCGACTGCTCAAGCAGGAAGTTGACCTGTTTCCCAAGGACAAGCGCAAGGATGAGTTCAAGCAGCGGCGTTCAGCCATGGAACTGGACCACGAAGAGAAGGAACGCGCCTTCCTGGATTCCTTAAAGGAGAGGCATGAGCTTCTACTAAGGCGATTAAGCGAGAAGCATCGAGACCACCTGGCCACTATCAACCGCAACTTCTTGCAGCAGAAACAGAATGCCATGAGGACGCGGGAGGCCCTTCTCTGGGAACTAGAGGAGAAGCAGCTTCACGAACGGCATCAGTTGTCCAAGCGGCATGTAAAGGAACTATGCTTCATGCAGCGACATCAGATGATAATCCGGCACGAGAAGGAGCTGGACCAGGTGAAGCGCATGTTGCAGCGTAAGGAGGAGGACATGGTCAAGAAGCAGACAATGGAAAAGCGGGCTCTGCCGAAGCGCATCCGTGCAGAGCGCAAAGCGCGAGATCTTATGTTCCGTGAATCCCTGCGAATTTCCACGAACCTAGATCCTGAAATCGAACGCGATCGCTTGAAGAAG TTCCAGGAGCAAGAGAAGAAGCGGTATATGCAGGAGGAGCGACGCTTCGAAGTCAAGCATCAGAAGCAATTGGAAGAGCTACGCGCTACTCGCGAAAGCGCCATAAA AGAGCTGGAGCAACTTCAGAACGAAAAGCGAAGGGCTCTGGTGGAGCACGAACACTCCAAGCTTTCCGAGATCGATGAGCGACTGAAGGGGGAGCTGCGCGAGTGGCGCGAACAGTTGGTGCCCCGTAAACAG GAGCTGAACCGTCAGATCAAGCTGGTCATTGATCAGCACGAAAAGCGATTCGGCCTTGTGGCCAACCGCGAGGAGTTCGAGGATCAGGAGGTCAAGCTGCCCGCCCACCTGCGCAACATCTACAACGAGCGATCCTCACGCATTCTGCCCCGCAACACCTTTATCGACCCTCAAAACATGCCGCGCTCTCGCTCCTCGCTCCTAATGATGGGGGGTGGGGGCAACCGACTGTCCAACTTCCGCGGATCAGCTCCAGATCTTAGCCGCAGTGTCCCCAGCACTCCCATTATGCACAAACAACAGAGATCGCAGATGATAAGCGATCAGGTGCTAGAAGAGGACGAGGAGCAGATGCTGAGCGAGCAGATGAAGCGGGCCAGCGTCGCCACGCTTCCGGCGCAAAACCAACTTCGTCTTATTACTCAGCTTCCGGCAAACGAGCTCGTGAAGGTGGTGACCTCCACTCCACCACTGAACAGCGCGGAGGATGTGAACTCCAAGCCAGCCATGAGCACATTCAGAGGCAGTACGCCGCACAAAACACCAGATGATCTGGGCTTGGTCACCAATCGATTCAGCCGCCTTGACACCAAGGCTGCGGCGGAGGCCAGCGGCGGGGACCTGCGCATTCACGAGGGGCCAGTGCTAACTGCGCACACTCAGCGGCTGCTGCACACCACCTCCTTTGCTATCAAGCGACCCTCGCTGGCCAGCCGGAGCAGCGGCAGATCCTCCCTGAGCAGTGCGCAGTCGATGTACAACATAAACGAGCTGTCCACGCGGTTCACCAGCGATGCGGACCTGATATTTGACTCCGGACGGAAGGCAGCCGCCCTGCTAGACGAAGTGCAGCCGCAGCTACGGTCCTCCGTTAAGCCAGGACACAGTCGTGCCAACGGAAGCGTCGCCTCGGCCGACTCCGCCGCCTCTTCCGAGGATATCTACTACGACCTGTATGCGGCGCAGTACAGACTGCCGAGAGTCAATCAGCGGCAGCACAGCTGCGAGGAGAACTCGTCGGCCATCTAA